Proteins from a single region of Microbacterium sp. zg-Y818:
- a CDS encoding LacI family DNA-binding transcriptional regulator produces MAKRVTLDDVAEHAGVHKGTASRALNERTQHQVNAATLTRVRRAARELGYRPDVVARSLRTASTRTIGIIIPDLMNPIFPPLVRGIEHFLQPQGYSALITNTDGFDHAESAAFDSLMQRRVDGLILATGRLAPQDFLADARERGVRIVMANRDAQAGYPVVMADNAAGIAAAVHHLVGLGHRRITHLAGPDDFSTTRARALAFAQSTAQTRVAGEVISNVALTADAGEKAMDELIARPGPRPSAIVAGNDLVALGVLRSMRAHGLDCPRDVSVVGFNDMPFAGDFSPSLTTVRVPLRDIGIEAARRLLAAIEGPEAIGQERVTITLPVSLIVRQSTGPAPRG; encoded by the coding sequence ATGGCGAAACGGGTCACCCTCGATGATGTGGCAGAGCACGCCGGAGTGCACAAGGGCACCGCGTCACGGGCGCTGAACGAGCGCACGCAGCACCAGGTGAACGCCGCGACCCTCACCCGCGTCCGCCGCGCCGCGCGCGAACTCGGCTATCGGCCCGATGTCGTGGCGCGGAGTCTGCGCACGGCATCCACCCGGACGATCGGCATCATCATCCCCGATCTCATGAACCCGATCTTCCCCCCGCTCGTGCGGGGAATCGAGCACTTCCTGCAACCCCAGGGCTACAGCGCGCTCATCACCAACACCGACGGCTTCGACCATGCCGAGTCGGCCGCCTTCGATTCCCTCATGCAGCGACGCGTCGACGGACTCATCCTCGCGACCGGTCGCCTCGCGCCGCAGGACTTCCTCGCCGACGCGAGGGAGCGCGGCGTCCGCATCGTGATGGCCAACCGCGATGCGCAGGCGGGATATCCCGTTGTGATGGCGGACAACGCGGCCGGAATCGCGGCTGCCGTGCACCATCTGGTCGGGCTCGGGCACCGCCGCATCACGCACCTGGCTGGACCGGACGACTTCTCCACCACCCGCGCCCGCGCTCTCGCCTTCGCGCAATCGACCGCGCAGACGCGTGTGGCTGGGGAGGTCATCTCCAACGTCGCCCTCACAGCAGACGCGGGGGAGAAGGCGATGGACGAGCTGATCGCCCGCCCCGGGCCGCGGCCGTCCGCGATCGTCGCCGGCAACGATCTCGTAGCACTTGGGGTCCTTCGCTCGATGCGTGCGCACGGCCTCGACTGCCCGCGCGACGTCAGCGTCGTGGGGTTCAACGACATGCCGTTCGCGGGAGACTTCTCCCCGTCGCTGACCACGGTGCGCGTCCCGTTGCGTGATATCGGAATCGAAGCAGCGCGCCGTCTGCTGGCGGCGATCGAGGGGCCGGAAGCGATCGGGCAGGAGCGCGTGACGATCACCCTGCCGGTCTCGCTCATCGTTCGGCAGTCGACCGGACCTGCCCCGCGCGGGTGA
- a CDS encoding MFS transporter: MAAAFLAFYDRALLAPMITAAARDLHADPPEIAQAVTVYVLTYAATQVPWAAVSGRLGQLPTLSIAAGIASAGALLSGLAWDAASLTVARALSGAALAAIVPTILVHIGDTMQLHRRAVAAVNLATALSLGMTVGSALSAALAEWWTWRVAFFSSALVAVVVCVVFALAGRGGRGVPVAFWSSFPRLARNPWVPVVLVLAVVEGTVLVGVINFIPVALEADGVPVSIAGFALAAFGIAVVGWSFVVRRLVRQLPAWALLAVGGLAAVAAFAVLWATRGVGTAIVAVVLLGFAWSCAHTQLQTWATDVVMGARPLGMALFAVALFGGGVLGSALGVWAVARSDYAALFAVAFAVALIFTLAASLLRVRYIPRETE; encoded by the coding sequence ATGGCTGCAGCCTTCCTCGCGTTCTATGACCGTGCGCTTCTCGCGCCGATGATCACCGCGGCCGCGCGCGATCTGCACGCCGATCCCCCGGAGATCGCCCAGGCGGTCACGGTCTACGTGCTGACGTACGCCGCGACCCAGGTGCCGTGGGCAGCCGTCTCGGGGAGGCTGGGGCAGTTGCCGACGCTCTCGATCGCGGCCGGCATCGCGAGCGCGGGCGCGCTCTTGTCGGGGCTCGCTTGGGACGCGGCGTCCCTCACCGTCGCCCGCGCCCTGAGTGGGGCTGCCCTCGCGGCGATCGTCCCGACGATCCTCGTGCACATCGGCGACACGATGCAGCTCCACCGGCGTGCGGTGGCGGCGGTCAACCTCGCCACGGCGCTCTCGCTCGGGATGACCGTGGGCTCTGCGCTGTCCGCGGCGCTCGCCGAGTGGTGGACGTGGCGGGTCGCCTTCTTCTCCAGCGCCCTTGTCGCCGTCGTGGTGTGCGTCGTCTTCGCCCTGGCGGGCAGAGGCGGCCGCGGAGTACCCGTGGCGTTCTGGTCATCGTTCCCACGTCTGGCACGTAATCCCTGGGTTCCTGTGGTCCTCGTCCTCGCGGTCGTCGAGGGAACGGTCCTGGTGGGCGTCATCAACTTCATTCCGGTCGCCCTCGAGGCGGACGGCGTGCCGGTGAGCATCGCCGGCTTCGCTCTCGCAGCCTTCGGCATCGCGGTGGTGGGCTGGAGCTTCGTCGTGCGGCGCCTCGTGCGGCAGCTCCCCGCATGGGCGCTGCTGGCCGTCGGCGGGTTGGCGGCTGTCGCCGCGTTCGCCGTGCTGTGGGCAACGCGCGGGGTCGGCACAGCGATCGTCGCCGTCGTCCTCCTCGGGTTCGCGTGGTCGTGTGCGCATACCCAGCTGCAGACCTGGGCGACCGACGTGGTCATGGGTGCGCGGCCGCTCGGGATGGCGCTGTTCGCTGTGGCGCTGTTCGGCGGCGGAGTCCTCGGCTCGGCATTGGGGGTGTGGGCGGTCGCCCGGAGCGACTATGCCGCCCTCTTCGCCGTCGCCTTCGCCGTCGCGCTCATCTTCACGCTTGCCGCTTCGCTGCTGCGGGTACGGTACATACCCCGCGAAACCGAGTGA
- a CDS encoding aldehyde dehydrogenase family protein translates to MTSIPAAMADIHPPLARRRWNCFIDGQFLPDGSRDVFDVHESATGEVLATVEAADEVVVDAAVASAAKAQRAWAALSPRERGTVLRQVADRIRAHADELATLEAREVGKPKRDAGRFDVSFSHAAFDYFAGLADTLHGELLDQGPIEARVVLEPYGVVAAILPFNWPPIHFAKKCAPALAAGNAVVIKPGEQAPLTVLRLVEIAGEVLPPGVLNAVTGISAGAALAGHKGVHRITFTGATATGRRVLQSAAAHLTFATMELGGKNALIVLEDADIAQSVDVAIEGMFYNQGEACTSTARILVHDAVYDDFVDAFSRKAAALVVGDGLDAATDIGPMVDARQRDRVLAYLDTALTEGARIVAQGTLPDDPALAGGYWVAPTVLVDVTPSSTFGQEEVFGPIAGIMRFCDEEEAIRIANGTEYGLTAAICSRDEQRAWRMAQRLEAGMVFVNNYMRRAFLGSPFGGVKGSGFGRENAAETLREFVRSKNVRFRSGRATVPVWPPAD, encoded by the coding sequence ATGACATCTATCCCGGCAGCGATGGCCGACATCCACCCGCCCCTCGCGCGAAGGCGCTGGAACTGCTTCATCGACGGACAGTTCCTTCCGGACGGTTCCCGCGACGTCTTCGACGTGCACGAGTCGGCAACGGGAGAGGTGCTGGCGACGGTCGAGGCGGCGGATGAGGTTGTTGTCGATGCCGCGGTCGCATCGGCGGCGAAGGCGCAGCGCGCGTGGGCGGCGCTGTCGCCGCGAGAGCGCGGCACTGTGCTCAGGCAGGTGGCCGACCGGATTCGCGCACATGCCGACGAACTCGCGACGCTCGAAGCGCGGGAGGTGGGAAAGCCCAAACGGGATGCCGGCAGGTTCGACGTGTCGTTCAGTCACGCTGCGTTCGACTATTTCGCCGGTCTCGCCGACACACTGCACGGCGAGCTGCTCGACCAGGGGCCGATCGAGGCCCGCGTGGTGCTGGAGCCCTACGGTGTCGTCGCCGCAATCCTGCCGTTCAACTGGCCGCCCATCCACTTCGCAAAGAAGTGCGCGCCGGCGCTCGCTGCGGGCAACGCCGTCGTCATCAAGCCGGGGGAGCAGGCGCCGCTCACCGTGCTGCGTCTGGTCGAGATCGCGGGCGAGGTGCTGCCTCCCGGCGTCCTCAATGCGGTCACCGGCATCTCTGCGGGAGCTGCTCTGGCCGGCCACAAGGGGGTGCACCGCATTACGTTCACCGGCGCCACGGCGACGGGGCGGCGTGTCCTGCAGTCCGCGGCGGCCCATCTGACGTTCGCGACGATGGAGCTCGGCGGCAAGAACGCCCTCATCGTCCTCGAGGATGCCGACATCGCGCAGTCCGTCGACGTCGCCATCGAGGGCATGTTCTACAACCAGGGTGAAGCCTGCACGTCGACGGCACGCATCCTCGTGCACGACGCCGTCTACGACGACTTCGTCGACGCCTTCAGCCGCAAGGCGGCGGCGCTCGTGGTCGGCGACGGGCTCGACGCCGCCACTGACATCGGGCCCATGGTCGACGCCAGGCAACGCGATCGCGTCCTGGCCTACCTCGACACTGCGCTCACTGAAGGCGCCCGCATCGTCGCGCAGGGCACCCTGCCCGACGACCCGGCGCTCGCCGGTGGCTACTGGGTGGCACCCACGGTGCTCGTGGACGTCACCCCCTCCTCCACGTTCGGCCAGGAGGAGGTGTTCGGACCGATCGCAGGCATCATGCGGTTCTGCGACGAGGAGGAGGCCATCCGGATAGCGAACGGCACGGAGTACGGGCTGACCGCCGCCATCTGCTCCCGGGACGAGCAGCGGGCATGGCGGATGGCCCAGCGGTTGGAGGCCGGGATGGTGTTCGTCAACAACTACATGCGCCGCGCTTTCCTCGGGTCGCCCTTCGGCGGCGTGAAGGGTAGCGGGTTCGGCCGAGAGAACGCGGCCGAGACGCTGCGCGAGTTCGTCCGCTCGAAGAACGTCCGCTTCCGATCCGGACGGGCCACCGTGCCCGTGTGGCCCCCCGCCGACTGA
- a CDS encoding pyruvate dehydrogenase complex dihydrolipoamide acetyltransferase, giving the protein MAAIIRMPALAAGATEAAVQSWLVAVGDRVEAGQEIVEIETEKATVEYEAEQAGVVAAILVDAGAVAAVGSPIAVLAAEGESAEEAVAAAGVSSSGAAPHSAAVPALAPTAAPEPETAPEPETAPESPGEPATDRTSAPEQEAPPSSVPARPEPGGKPVRLFASPLVRKLAHEKGVDLTGLRGTGPNGRIVRRDLDDLPASSAQAPAPTAPARAPTAPAPASTASAVRPAAAFTDIPHTGMRRAIARRLTESTTTVPHFLLSADCIVDEVLELRARINDRSDVKISVNDFVLKAVAAAMVAVPDANAIWTSEATRRFTGVDIGVAVSIPGGLVTPVVRGVEALPLSAISRTVRDLAERARAGGLKQPELEGGSFAVSNLGMYGTARFSAIINPPHAGILAVGAAEKRPVVGPDGELSIATVMTVTLSADHRVLDGALAAQWLATFADRIQHPLSLLV; this is encoded by the coding sequence ATGGCCGCCATCATCCGCATGCCGGCACTCGCAGCGGGAGCCACCGAAGCGGCCGTGCAGTCGTGGCTCGTCGCCGTCGGCGACCGCGTCGAGGCAGGCCAGGAGATCGTCGAGATCGAGACCGAGAAGGCAACCGTAGAGTACGAGGCGGAGCAAGCGGGTGTGGTCGCCGCGATCCTCGTAGATGCCGGCGCCGTCGCCGCGGTCGGGTCCCCGATCGCCGTGCTCGCCGCAGAGGGTGAGTCTGCTGAGGAGGCCGTCGCCGCGGCCGGGGTGTCCTCCTCCGGCGCTGCTCCCCACTCCGCCGCGGTTCCCGCGCTCGCGCCGACGGCTGCTCCCGAGCCGGAGACCGCTCCCGAGCCGGAGACCGCTCCCGAGTCGCCGGGGGAGCCGGCAACCGACCGGACGTCCGCGCCCGAACAGGAGGCCCCGCCGTCGTCGGTTCCGGCACGGCCCGAGCCGGGCGGCAAACCCGTGCGCCTGTTCGCGAGTCCGCTGGTGCGCAAGCTCGCTCATGAGAAGGGCGTCGACCTCACCGGCCTGAGGGGCACGGGACCGAACGGACGCATCGTGCGCCGCGATCTCGACGACTTGCCGGCGAGCTCCGCCCAGGCACCTGCCCCCACCGCCCCGGCACGTGCCCCCACCGCCCCGGCTCCCGCCTCCACCGCCTCGGCGGTGAGGCCGGCCGCCGCCTTCACCGACATCCCGCACACGGGGATGCGGCGGGCCATCGCGCGCCGGCTCACCGAGAGCACCACGACCGTGCCACATTTCCTCCTCTCGGCGGACTGCATCGTCGATGAAGTGCTCGAGCTGCGCGCGCGCATCAACGACCGCTCCGACGTGAAGATCTCGGTCAACGACTTCGTGCTCAAGGCCGTCGCCGCGGCGATGGTCGCGGTGCCGGACGCCAACGCGATCTGGACCAGCGAGGCCACGCGCCGCTTCACCGGGGTCGACATCGGCGTCGCCGTTTCGATCCCCGGGGGTCTCGTTACGCCCGTCGTCCGCGGCGTGGAGGCCCTGCCGCTGAGCGCGATCAGCCGCACCGTGCGGGATCTGGCCGAGCGGGCGCGGGCGGGCGGACTCAAGCAGCCGGAGCTGGAGGGCGGATCATTCGCGGTCTCCAACCTCGGCATGTACGGCACTGCCCGCTTCTCCGCCATCATCAACCCGCCGCACGCGGGCATCCTGGCCGTCGGTGCGGCCGAGAAGCGCCCGGTCGTCGGCCCCGACGGAGAGCTGTCCATCGCGACGGTCATGACCGTCACTCTCTCAGCCGACCACCGTGTGCTGGATGGGGCGCTCGCCGCCCAGTGGCTGGCTACCTTCGCCGACCGCATCCAGCACCCGCTCTCCCTGCTCGTGTAG
- a CDS encoding alpha-ketoacid dehydrogenase subunit alpha/beta, which translates to MPRRRKLSTGVPWIELSTTSADWRAADPALLTTMLAELHLIRAFEESVLELAGAGLVHGPAHSSIGQEGGAVGSIVSLRSTDAVNGSHRGHHQFLAKAITHVAGGALDPAAIVDERMQQLLQRTLAEILGLAQGFSGGRGGSMHLQWLEAGALGTNAIVGGGAPIATGNAWAQKHSGTTDVSINYFGDGASQIGSVLESMNLAAAWRLPVMYFIENNLYAVSTRAEEVTADPRFSVRGQGFGIPSWRVDGMDPLAVHLATQEALERMRGGEGPAIIEAEVYRFFHQNGPYPGSAFGYRTKGEEKSWRERDPITRVAKELAALSVLSPDEAAQMRTQAQEAMAQAVAQLVEDDPDKPGSRRIVPTLWPDPAVVDRGIRGDASELAGLSTNEPDPASGSWTDIKFVDAIAGVMQRRMAADERIIVLGEDVHRLSGGTNGATKGLLAAFGPDRVIGTPISENAFFGLAGGIALDGRFRPVVEFMYPDFMWVAADQVFNQVGKARHMFGDNNTMPLVLRTKVAMGSGYGSQHLMDPAGIFATAPGWRIAAASSAADYIGLLNAALALEDPVLIIEHVDLYGAADRIPEGDLDYVIPPGRAAVRREGSEVTVLTYLSMVAHTLEAVQSTGVDAEVIDLRWLDRASLDWETIERSVKKTGAVLIVEQGARGTSYGGWLADEVQRRLFDWLDQPVERVTGGEASPSISKVLERAAIARTEEVVDGLERVRTNAGGR; encoded by the coding sequence ATGCCGCGACGCCGCAAACTCTCGACCGGGGTGCCCTGGATCGAGCTGAGCACCACCTCGGCCGACTGGAGGGCCGCCGACCCGGCGCTGCTCACGACGATGCTCGCCGAGCTGCACCTGATCCGGGCGTTCGAAGAGAGCGTGCTCGAACTTGCCGGCGCGGGCCTCGTGCATGGTCCCGCGCACTCGAGCATCGGGCAGGAGGGCGGGGCCGTCGGGTCGATCGTCTCCCTCCGCTCCACGGACGCCGTCAACGGATCCCACCGGGGTCACCATCAGTTCCTCGCCAAGGCCATCACCCACGTGGCGGGCGGCGCGCTCGACCCCGCGGCAATCGTCGACGAGCGGATGCAGCAGCTGCTCCAGCGCACGCTGGCCGAGATCCTGGGCCTCGCGCAGGGATTCTCGGGCGGACGCGGCGGGTCGATGCACCTGCAATGGCTGGAAGCCGGCGCCCTCGGCACGAACGCGATCGTGGGAGGCGGTGCCCCCATCGCCACAGGAAACGCGTGGGCGCAGAAGCACTCGGGCACTACCGACGTCTCCATCAATTACTTCGGCGACGGCGCCAGCCAGATCGGATCGGTCCTCGAGTCGATGAACCTCGCAGCGGCCTGGCGGCTGCCGGTCATGTACTTCATCGAGAACAATCTCTACGCAGTCTCGACTCGGGCTGAGGAGGTCACCGCAGACCCCCGATTCTCGGTGCGCGGTCAGGGCTTCGGGATCCCCTCGTGGCGAGTCGACGGGATGGATCCGCTCGCGGTGCATCTGGCGACTCAGGAAGCCCTGGAGCGCATGCGCGGCGGCGAAGGCCCCGCGATCATCGAGGCCGAGGTCTACCGGTTCTTCCACCAGAACGGCCCATACCCCGGAAGCGCATTCGGCTATCGCACGAAAGGCGAGGAGAAGAGCTGGCGCGAACGCGACCCGATCACACGCGTCGCGAAGGAACTCGCTGCCCTCTCCGTGCTCAGCCCTGATGAGGCGGCCCAGATGCGGACCCAGGCGCAGGAGGCGATGGCCCAGGCGGTGGCGCAGCTCGTCGAAGACGACCCCGACAAGCCGGGCAGTCGCCGCATCGTCCCGACCTTGTGGCCGGACCCCGCCGTCGTGGACCGCGGCATCCGCGGCGATGCGTCCGAGCTCGCGGGGCTGTCGACGAACGAGCCCGACCCGGCGTCGGGGTCGTGGACCGACATCAAGTTCGTCGACGCCATCGCGGGCGTGATGCAGCGCCGGATGGCCGCCGACGAGCGCATCATCGTGCTCGGCGAAGACGTGCATCGCCTGAGCGGCGGCACGAACGGGGCCACGAAGGGTCTGCTCGCGGCCTTCGGTCCCGATCGGGTGATCGGCACCCCGATCAGCGAGAACGCGTTCTTCGGTCTCGCCGGCGGCATCGCGCTCGACGGTCGCTTCCGGCCCGTCGTCGAGTTCATGTACCCCGACTTCATGTGGGTAGCGGCAGACCAGGTCTTCAACCAGGTCGGCAAGGCCCGCCATATGTTCGGAGACAACAACACGATGCCTCTCGTGCTGCGCACGAAGGTCGCGATGGGATCCGGATACGGGTCGCAGCACCTCATGGACCCCGCGGGCATCTTCGCGACCGCTCCCGGCTGGCGCATTGCCGCCGCGTCAAGCGCAGCGGACTACATCGGCCTTCTCAACGCGGCGCTCGCACTCGAGGACCCCGTCCTGATCATCGAGCACGTCGACCTGTACGGCGCCGCTGATCGGATCCCCGAGGGCGACCTCGACTACGTCATCCCACCCGGGCGCGCTGCCGTGCGCCGGGAAGGATCCGAGGTGACCGTGCTGACGTACCTGTCGATGGTCGCGCACACGCTCGAGGCGGTTCAGAGCACGGGTGTGGATGCCGAGGTCATCGACCTCCGCTGGCTCGACCGTGCATCGCTCGACTGGGAGACGATAGAGCGCAGTGTCAAGAAGACGGGCGCTGTGCTCATCGTCGAGCAGGGCGCGCGCGGCACGTCGTACGGCGGCTGGCTCGCTGATGAGGTGCAGCGCCGGCTGTTCGACTGGCTCGATCAGCCGGTTGAGCGCGTCACCGGCGGCGAGGCCAGCCCCAGCATCTCCAAGGTGCTCGAACGCGCCGCGATCGCCCGCACCGAGGAAGTCGTCGACGGGCTCGAGCGCGTGCGCACGAACGCGGGAGGCCGCTGA
- a CDS encoding VOC family protein: MPIPGMTGTDHVGFTVPDLDEAERFFVDILGAVPIYTLGPKRADDDFMAVQLGVHPRTEITEIRFYRLGNGSNIELFHYASADGQGAQPRNSDIGGHHLALYVDDLDAAAEYLRESGVEVMGEPVRSAGASAGQRWLYFRSPWGMQFELVSYPTGKAYESEADTKLWHPSHPAE; the protein is encoded by the coding sequence ATGCCGATCCCCGGAATGACAGGCACCGACCACGTCGGCTTCACCGTGCCGGACCTCGACGAGGCAGAGCGCTTCTTCGTGGACATCCTGGGCGCTGTGCCCATCTACACCCTCGGCCCCAAACGCGCGGACGATGATTTCATGGCAGTTCAGCTCGGCGTCCACCCGCGCACGGAGATCACCGAGATCCGCTTCTACCGGCTCGGCAACGGCAGCAACATCGAACTCTTCCATTACGCCAGCGCCGATGGGCAGGGCGCTCAGCCCCGCAACAGCGACATCGGCGGCCACCACCTCGCCCTCTACGTCGACGACCTCGATGCCGCAGCCGAGTACCTGCGCGAGAGCGGCGTCGAGGTGATGGGCGAGCCGGTGCGCAGCGCCGGGGCGTCCGCAGGCCAGCGCTGGCTCTACTTCCGCAGCCCCTGGGGCATGCAGTTCGAGCTCGTCTCGTACCCCACAGGCAAGGCCTATGAGAGTGAAGCGGACACCAAGCTGTGGCATCCGTCGCATCCGGCAGAGTAG
- a CDS encoding GntR family transcriptional regulator produces MSDFETTRTRDGDAGARIADGIRSRIVAGTYPPGTRIRQEDVAAEFGASRVPVREAIRQLEYEGLVTVVPNSGAWVSRLTLAECEEVYQMRERLEPLLLRYSAPQLGADDLGRLAELAQRISEVGEDTETFLRLDREFHLASYATAQTSQLDPLVRKLWNTTAPYRRAYVSSWDADARRIAHEEHHLMVAALKDGDLEEAERVLGGHIRRTRRHLARTPHIFDDHAH; encoded by the coding sequence ATGAGCGATTTCGAGACCACCCGCACGCGGGACGGAGACGCCGGTGCGCGCATCGCCGACGGCATCCGCAGCCGCATCGTCGCCGGCACCTATCCCCCGGGCACCCGCATCCGCCAGGAGGATGTCGCCGCCGAGTTCGGTGCGAGCCGCGTCCCTGTCAGAGAGGCGATCCGGCAGCTCGAGTACGAGGGACTGGTCACGGTGGTGCCGAACTCCGGCGCGTGGGTGTCCCGCCTCACGCTCGCCGAGTGCGAGGAGGTCTACCAGATGCGCGAGCGGCTGGAACCGCTCCTTCTGCGCTACTCCGCTCCACAGCTCGGCGCAGACGACTTGGGCCGCCTGGCCGAGCTCGCTCAGCGGATCAGCGAGGTGGGCGAGGACACCGAGACATTCCTCAGGCTTGATCGCGAGTTCCACCTCGCCAGCTACGCCACGGCCCAGACTTCGCAGCTCGACCCGCTCGTGCGCAAGCTCTGGAACACCACCGCGCCCTACCGCAGGGCCTACGTCTCATCCTGGGATGCCGATGCGCGCCGCATCGCCCACGAGGAGCACCACCTCATGGTCGCCGCCCTCAAGGACGGCGACCTCGAGGAGGCCGAACGCGTGCTCGGCGGACACATCCGCCGCACGCGGCGGCACCTCGCGCGCACGCCCCACATCTTCGACGACCACGCGCACTGA
- a CDS encoding NADP-dependent succinic semialdehyde dehydrogenase: MPIASINPTTGAIFAEFDEHDDREIDARIAAAHDAYQALRATDFATRAAWMHSTADVIEADVDVVAELISREMGKTLAQARGEVRKSAKAMRFYADNAETFLSGSALEDPSAVGASAARTVYQPLGVVLAVMPWNYPIWQVVRFAAPALMAGNAGLLKHASNVPQAALYLDTLFDRGGFPTGSFGSLLISAGKVENVIRDRRVVAVTLTGSEPAGRSVASIAGSEVKHVVLELGGSDPFIVMPSAELDEAVATAVASRTSNNGQACINAKRFIVHADVHDEFVEKFAAAMRALRVGDPLEESTEVGPLATRSGRTELAELVEDALAAGARAVTGGRTPDGEGWFYPPTVLTGVTDGMRLYREEAFGPVATVYRVADAAEALRIANDTTFGLSSAVWTQDPAEEHLLTAGLEAGAVFINGMSVSYPELPFGGVKDSGVGRELSAEGIREFCNLKSIWKA, translated from the coding sequence ATGCCCATCGCATCCATCAACCCCACGACAGGAGCGATCTTCGCCGAGTTCGACGAGCACGATGATCGGGAGATCGACGCACGGATCGCCGCGGCCCATGACGCATACCAGGCGCTGCGCGCCACCGACTTCGCGACCCGCGCGGCATGGATGCACTCCACCGCCGACGTGATCGAAGCCGATGTCGATGTGGTCGCGGAGCTGATCTCCCGCGAAATGGGCAAGACGCTCGCCCAGGCGCGTGGCGAGGTGCGCAAGTCAGCAAAGGCCATGCGCTTCTACGCCGACAATGCCGAGACCTTCCTGTCCGGCTCGGCGCTCGAGGACCCGAGCGCCGTGGGAGCGTCGGCCGCGCGCACCGTGTACCAGCCCCTCGGCGTGGTCCTCGCGGTCATGCCCTGGAACTACCCGATCTGGCAGGTGGTGCGCTTCGCCGCTCCCGCCCTCATGGCCGGCAACGCGGGACTGCTCAAGCATGCCTCCAACGTGCCGCAGGCGGCGCTCTACCTCGACACCCTCTTCGATCGGGGCGGATTCCCCACCGGTTCTTTCGGCTCGCTGCTGATCTCGGCGGGCAAGGTCGAGAACGTGATCCGCGACCGCCGTGTCGTCGCCGTGACACTCACCGGCTCCGAGCCAGCCGGCCGTTCGGTGGCCTCGATCGCGGGCTCCGAGGTCAAACACGTCGTGCTCGAGCTGGGCGGATCGGACCCCTTCATCGTGATGCCTTCCGCCGAGCTCGACGAAGCCGTCGCCACAGCCGTCGCCTCTCGCACCTCCAACAACGGCCAGGCCTGCATCAACGCCAAGCGCTTCATCGTGCACGCGGACGTCCACGACGAGTTCGTGGAGAAGTTCGCCGCCGCCATGCGCGCGCTCCGCGTGGGAGACCCGCTTGAGGAGAGCACCGAGGTAGGACCGCTGGCGACGAGATCGGGCCGCACGGAGCTCGCCGAGCTCGTCGAGGACGCGTTGGCCGCCGGTGCGCGAGCGGTCACCGGCGGCCGGACTCCCGACGGCGAGGGCTGGTTCTACCCTCCGACCGTACTCACCGGTGTCACCGACGGAATGCGCCTCTACCGCGAGGAGGCGTTCGGCCCTGTCGCCACCGTCTATCGCGTGGCCGACGCCGCCGAGGCGCTGCGCATCGCCAACGACACGACCTTCGGGCTGAGTTCAGCGGTATGGACCCAGGATCCCGCCGAAGAGCATCTGCTCACGGCAGGGCTCGAAGCCGGCGCCGTGTTCATCAACGGCATGTCCGTGTCGTATCCCGAGCTGCCCTTCGGCGGAGTCAAGGACTCCGGTGTAGGCCGCGAGCTGTCCGCGGAGGGCATCCGCGAGTTCTGCAATCTGAAGTCGATCTGGAAGGCCTGA
- a CDS encoding cupin domain-containing protein, whose protein sequence is MSELETPWNTVGERVRELRGAAGLTVRELARRIGVSASHVSQVERGIGSFSVPALYAVAAELRVPMHEILDPQAPPAPPVTPTLVPGERDLVTAGIVQRAPDHPSIKLSSGPRWSRLTAMGELDAEFLEVVYAPGTEAPADHIVHQGREYGVIISGQLSVELEGESTVLRPGDSIVFDSTIPHRFWNAGDEEVRAIWFVRDRKANDPVPHA, encoded by the coding sequence ATGTCCGAACTCGAGACGCCGTGGAACACCGTCGGCGAGCGCGTGCGCGAACTGCGCGGCGCCGCCGGGCTCACCGTGCGCGAACTCGCCCGCCGCATCGGCGTATCCGCGAGCCACGTCTCGCAGGTCGAGCGCGGGATCGGCTCTTTCAGCGTGCCCGCGCTGTATGCCGTCGCCGCTGAGCTCCGGGTCCCGATGCACGAGATCCTCGACCCTCAGGCGCCGCCGGCGCCGCCCGTGACGCCGACGCTCGTGCCCGGGGAGCGGGACCTGGTCACTGCGGGCATCGTGCAGAGAGCCCCCGATCATCCCTCGATCAAGCTCAGCTCCGGTCCGCGATGGAGTCGGCTCACCGCGATGGGCGAGCTCGACGCGGAGTTCCTCGAGGTCGTCTATGCGCCGGGCACCGAGGCGCCCGCCGACCACATCGTCCACCAGGGCAGGGAGTACGGCGTCATCATCTCGGGGCAGCTCAGCGTTGAGCTGGAGGGCGAGTCGACGGTGCTTCGCCCTGGCGATTCGATCGTCTTCGATTCGACGATCCCTCACCGGTTCTGGAACGCCGGAGACGAGGAGGTGCGGGCCATCTGGTTCGTGCGGGACCGGAAGGCGAACGACCCCGTCCCGCACGCATAG